AGATGGTCCCAGCATGGGGATGGCCAGGGAATGAGTATTCCTGGGGTGTGGGTACCCTGGTGAGGTGCCCCAGCGATGCAGGTGCTGGTGAGTTGAGACTGACAGGTATTTGCCCTGTCCTAGCTGAGGAGGAGAATCCATCCTTCTGGTACAAGCAAGCGGCTGCAGCCATTGAGGCCTCCTTGAAAGTCCAACCCAGGATAGGCCAAGCCAAAAACCTCATCCTCTTCCTTGGGGATGGTGAGTCCTGATGGCACCCCCAGCAGGCAGGCTGGCATGGCCAGTGCTCTGCTGAGTGGGATGTGGGGAGGGCACTTGGTCCAGAGGGTGACCAGGACCTCTCTCCTTGCCCAGGATTCGGAATCCCCACCATCACGGCCACCCGCATCCTcaaggggcagcagcaggggaagcTGGGCCCTGAGACCCCTCTTGCCCTGGATGCTTTCCCCTACGTGGCTCTCTCCAAGGTAAATCCCACCATACTGGACAGGGGCCAGAGTGATCCTGGGCATGGGGCCATGGTGATGCCAGGCACAGAGCCACAGTGATACCTttggtgctgctggcagcacagggatgcaCATGTGCAGTGCATGGGGACCCTGCACATCCCACACTTGTCTCTGGGTGAGCAAATGAGCATGGCAGGGAGCACGGGGCAGGGGGGGGGGCATCTCGCTGTGTGACTCTGCCAGTTGTGCCTGCCCTGAGCCCCTCTGTCCTCGGCAGACGTATAATGTGGACCGGCAGGTCCCCGACAGCGCGGGGACAGCCACAGCCTATCTCTGTGGGGTGAAGGGCAACTACCAGACAGTGGGGGTGAGCGCAGCCGCCCGCCACTCGCAGTGCAGCACCACGGCAGGCAACGAGGTGATTTCGGTGCTGGAGCGAGCCCGCAAAGCTGGTAACGGGGGCTGCAGGGCCGGAGGGACCCTGTGGGGACAAGGGGCACCACACTTGCTGGAGGCTTTCCCCCAGTGAGCATCCCACAGctggatggggggggggggctgttGCCCTTCATGGGGCCTGATGGGCAGGGGGTTGACAGGGAAGTCAGTGGGCATCGTGACGACAACGCGGGTGCAACATGCATCGCCCTCGGGGACCTACGCACATGTGGTGAACCGTGACTGGTACGCGGATGCCAGCATGCCCACGGGTGCACGGCAGGAGGGCTGCAAGGACATCGCCTGGCAGCTGGTCCACAACGTCGACATCAACGTGAGCACCCGTGgatgggaggagggagcaggggcagaCACTCCTCCTCCACCCAGGGCACCCCAATTAACACTGCACCTGTCTCATCCCTTCCAGGTGATCCTGGGGGGTGGTCGCAAATACATGACCCCTGTGGGGACACCGGACCCTGAATATCCCACCTACAGCCAGCAGAATGGGATACGTGAGGATGGGATAAACCTCATTGACACGTGGCTGGAGAAACGGCCGGTGGGTGACACAGCAGGGATAGTCCTCTGCCCACTGCTCCTGGTGCAGGGCCAGGCACCCACTAACCCCCTGTGGGATTCGCCCACAGGGTGCCCGCTACGTCTGGAACAAGACAGAgatgctggctgctgctgccaaccCCAGCGTGAATTATTTGATGGGTAACACatgccctgtgtgccaggatCTGACATGCACCAGGACATGTGAAGACACTGAGGTTGTCCCCAACGTGTCCCCTCCCAGGTCTCTTTGAACCTGGGGACACGAAGTACAACCTGGTGCGTAACACCACCCTGGACCCATCGCTCACTGAGATGATGGAGGCGGCCATCACCATCCTGAGCAGGAACCCCAAAGGCTTCTACCTCTTTGTGGAAGATAAGTtggggctggtgctggtggggcTGGTGAGACGGGAGTCCCACATCCCAGGGTGGGAGTGGGAGTTGGGGGTACAGCCCTCAGTCCCCAGCCCACCAAGGGTGCCCATCTGCAGGTGGCAGGATTGACCATGGCCACCATGACGGTGCAGCCCATAAGGCACTGACAGAGGCGGTGGAGTTCGATCGGGCCATCGAGCGGGCAGGTGTCCTGACAGACGAGGCAGAGACCCTCACCGTTGTCACTGCTGACCACTCACACGTCTTCTCCTTTGGTGGCTACACCCTGCGTGGCTCCTCCATCTTCGGTGTGGCTCTGCCCTGcgccagcactgccagctctgcagcaccctGACTGTAGCCAGAGGGGTGATGCAGGTGTTCCTTGGCTGATCCTCCCCCTCCATCACCCCCCCTCACCAGGTCTGGCCCCCAAGTCAGCCACCGATAGGAAGAGCTACACATCCATCCTCTACGGGAATGGGCCGGGGTACCCAGGCCCCAACCGGCCCAACGTGGACGTTGACACAGCCAGTAAGGGCACAGAGACCATGGCTGGGTGGTGGGATGGGTCTGGGGGCCACCATTGCCCCCTCCTCACACCCCTGTCTCCCCTCTGCAGTGCAGTTCGAGTACTTGCAGCAGGCAGCCGTGCCCCTCAATTCGGAGACCCACGGTGGTGAGGATGTGGCCATCCTGGCCAAGGGCCCCATGGCCCACCTCTTCCACGGGGTGCAGGAGCAGACCTACGTGGCCCATGTCATGGCCTACGCCGCCTGCCTCGAGCCCTACACTGACTGCCGCCTGGGGAACTCTGCCCCTGGCACCCATGCCACCCTCttggccctgctcctgcccaccctaCTCCTGCCCCTCTTCCACTGATCCCGTGTCCCCAGGGCaccctgtgggtgctgccagACTCGtgtttcccccctccccacagTGTGGCACCTGCAGGTGGAGAGCAGCTTTCTGAATCATCCCTGGTCTGGATGCACCTGTCACAGAGGCACCAAGTCCTGGGCACTGGGGGGATCCTACACCACCCACACTGAGGGTGTTAAATACAGTGTTAAATAAATATggtgtgtgacactgatggGGCAAGCATGGTAGCAGTGTGGGGGTGCcatgtgggcagggctgggggtgctgctcaCTGCTCCCAAACTCACAGGCATGGCCCCTTGCAACTGCCTGGCATATCCACTGTTTTATTGACCAGAAACAGCAGcgaaaaatacagcaaatgtCTGTGTTCCTAGGCAGGCTGGCATCTCCTGGGTCCCAGCTCTGCCGCTGTGCCCCCCTGCTGGCAGGACTGGTGCAGGGACAAGATGGGGCTGGTGTGGGGGGTGCCAGGGGGGGCACCAGCAAGGGGAGACTTTTGGCCTGGTACAACCCCATGCTGACTCTGAATCACTGTCCCCGCCTTgaccagtgctgggctggatgtggTAGGGCTGTGTgaagggtttggggtgggtggACAGAAGAAGGGGCACAGGGGTACCTGGGCATGCCCTCATTCCCCCATGGGGACTGAGGGCACCCCCATTGCACAGGGCAGTGAGTATGAAGGGGATGGGCACGAGGCAGCTGCCCAACTAAAATGTCTCCCTGCCGCCTCCACTCCTGTGGCATGTGCTTGGCTTTGGGGTGATCCCCTGTGTCACCCAGGGGTCCCCCTTACGCCTGGACAGTAGGAGGGGTAAACAGGAAGGTGGAGAGTAGGCACAAGGTGGCACTcaagcagggatggggatgggggttGCCAGCCTGCCGGAGGGGGATCGACCTCACCACACTGAGCACTTGTGCACCGGGTTCATGGGAGAGTTCTTGGGGCAGTGGAAAACTCGTCCAAACTCCTCAAACTGCGAGACGCTGCCCAGGACCCTGCCAGGAGATGGGGGCATCTTAGAACTGGGC
This is a stretch of genomic DNA from Pithys albifrons albifrons isolate INPA30051 chromosome 11, PitAlb_v1, whole genome shotgun sequence. It encodes these proteins:
- the LOC139676882 gene encoding intestinal-type alkaline phosphatase-like, with product MQLLTSLTLFLWAGLSTAVIPAEEENPSFWYKQAAAAIEASLKVQPRIGQAKNLILFLGDGFGIPTITATRILKGQQQGKLGPETPLALDAFPYVALSKTYNVDRQVPDSAGTATAYLCGVKGNYQTVGVSAAARHSQCSTTAGNEVISVLERARKAGKSVGIVTTTRVQHASPSGTYAHVVNRDWYADASMPTGARQEGCKDIAWQLVHNVDINVILGGGRKYMTPVGTPDPEYPTYSQQNGIREDGINLIDTWLEKRPGARYVWNKTEMLAAAANPSVNYLMGLFEPGDTKYNLVRNTTLDPSLTEMMEAAITILSRNPKGFYLFVEGGRIDHGHHDGAAHKALTEAVEFDRAIERAGVLTDEAETLTVVTADHSHVFSFGGYTLRGSSIFGLAPKSATDRKSYTSILYGNGPGYPGPNRPNVDVDTAMQFEYLQQAAVPLNSETHGGEDVAILAKGPMAHLFHGVQEQTYVAHVMAYAACLEPYTDCRLGNSAPGTHATLLALLLPTLLLPLFH